Proteins encoded by one window of Salvia splendens isolate huo1 chromosome 14, SspV2, whole genome shotgun sequence:
- the LOC121765394 gene encoding INO80 complex subunit D-like, with protein sequence MPDPSPSSSAGPVRIDGAELDAALSKSEFLTRSEIINRRSRRAKQLAGIYRDHYWALMEELKLKYREYYWEYGKSPFVEDDENERINSSHADGAAGLAADNGNGNGNLGVNGGNGNAIGNASGRCGMNGCKAKAMALTMFCHMHILSDSKQKLYKACVFTIKSSTTGPILCGKPILRSTVPSYCSVHFQKAEKYMVRLLKKSGLNIASTSKLAPKLHVLVADWIRRIQQKRRAAEARACVENAEIIEEDNKP encoded by the exons ATGCCGGACCCCTCGCCGTCGTCCTCAGCCGGCCCAGTTCGCATCGACGGAGCCGAACTAGACGCCGCCCTATCGAAATCGGAGTTCCTGACCCGATCCGAAATCATCAATCGGCGTTCCCGGAGAGCGAAGCAGCTCGCGGGGATTTACCGCGACCATTATTGGGCGTTGATGGAGGAGCTGAAATTGAAGTACAGGGAATACTATTGGGAGTATGGGAAAAGCCCCTTCGTTGAAGATGATGAGAATGAAAGGATCAATTCGAGCCATGCTGATGGCGCAGCCGGACTGGCTGCGGataatggaaatggaaatggcaATTTGGGGGTTAATGGTGGGAATGGGAATGCGATTGGGAATGCCTCCGGTAGGTGTGGTATGAACGGCTGCAAGGCAAAGGCGATGGCGTTAACGATGTTTTGTCATATGCATATACTCTCTGATTCCAAGCAGAAGCTATACAAGGCTTGCGTTTTCACTATTAAGAG TTCAACTACAGGACCTATACTCTGTGGAAAACCAATACTCAGATCAACAGTCCCTTCTTATTGCTCTGTCCATTTCCAGAAGGCTGAAAAGTATATGGTGCGCCTTCTCAAGAAGTCGGGCCTCAACATCGCCTCGACGAGTAAGCTTGCACCCAAGCTCCATGTCCTCGTGGCGGACTGGATCCGGAGAATCCAACAGAAAAGGAGAGCTGCAGAGGCTAGAGCATGTGTGGAGAATGCAGAGATCATTGAGGAGGATAACAAGCCTTGA